The nucleotide window GCGCCAGGCGCTGCGGGACGGACGCTCGAAATCCGCTGACCCTCGCCCCGGGCGGCGACGGCATCTTCATTATATACGTAATTTTTGGGGCTACGTGCGCATTTCTGACCTCTGTACGGCGACCGGGGGACAAGACCCTTATGCCGCGGGAAAACCGTTCACCACCATGACGGGAGTATTCGGCTTGGTCCTTGACGTCGATGAGTTTGAATGGTCTCGCCGCTCCCCGACCGGGCGTGGTCGCTCGTGAGCGCTCCGGCGGGGCGTAGAACGGCGGTTGCAGCTGCGCTCGCCGAACTTGCGCACGGCGATAGCCGGGCGTTCGCGCGGGATGCGGCGTTCATCGACGGGTTCTTCGCGTTGTCCATCGCTGCAGAGCAGCAGAAGGTCGACGATTCGGCGCTGGCTGTGGCGGCGGCCGAAGGCGATCCTGCATCGGCAATGCTCGCACAGGTGCTGCTGGCCGCGCGGCGCTACGCTGCTCGAAGTACGGCGAACGAGAACGAGAAGGCGGTTGAAAGCGGCGGCATGCCGCGGAACAAGGCGAAGGCACGGATATGCGGTCTGCTCCAAGCCGCTGTAGCGGATGATGACGAGAGCGTGATTCGTTGGCTCGCGTCACCCGAGGTCGGCCTCGATATCGCGCAAATCCGCGCGGCGCAGATCGCATGCCAAGGATCGTCGCTGCTTTCGACGCTGGCGCAGACGCTCAACTGCTTTCGCGGCCGCGACGTCCGCGATCGCGCCATGCGCGCAGCGCGCGGTTTGCGCGCGGTCTCCACCGTGCTCGATGCTCACGGCGCGACCGTCGCGGCGGTCGCGCGCGTTGCGGTCACCGCGATGGATTCGATCGACGGCAATTCCGGTACCGTTGAATCCGGCGCAGCCGATGAGATCGGCTTCGCGGCGGAAGATTCGGATCGCGTGTGGGAAGTTCACCCGCGTCCGCCGCCTGCGCGCGAGCGCGTCCGCCTCCTGCTCGACGCGCTCGTCCGCGCGGATGCGGCGACCGCAGCGTGGCCAATCGCTCGTCCTTCGTTCATGCACGGAAGTGGTGGTCGAGGAGCCGCCATGCATCAGCTATCCGTCGCGCCTTCCGATGATGATCCAATACCATGGGAGTGGCCGGCCGCGGAGGTCGCTCGAGCCGTCATCGCTCCGCCGATGACGTTTTCCGCTTCGCGCCTCAACGCGTTCGTGAAGTGCGGGAGGCAGTGGTTCTTCGAGTATCTGTGCGACGCGGTCGAGGATCGCGGCTCGATCCATGCCACATACGGCAAAGCCGTCCATCAGGCGCTCGAAGCGTTGCATCGCGATATCCGCGAGCCGGCAGCCGTCGACCAACGCGTGTTAGAGGACCGGTTCCTGCGCGAGATCGATGCCGCGTTCGGCTCGATGCGGCCGGATTTCGCATCGCAATTCGAATACGAGGTCTCGCGCCTCCAGGCACGCCGCGCCGCGCCGAAATATGTCGACTGGCTCGTCAAGCAGGCTGCCGCGGCGCCGATGGAAATCGTCGAGGTCGAGTCGATCAATCGTCTGCACGCCGGCGGGCACGATTTCATCGGGTATATCGATCGCATCGACCGGCCGGCCGGCGGCGGCGCGGTGACGATCTTCGACTACAAGACAGGACGCGTGCCCGATGACCTGCGCGCATATCTCGAAGCGGTGCGAACGGGCGAAGAAGCGCAGCTCGCTCTGTATTACTTCATGCGCCGGGCGCGCGGCGACCAAGTGGCGAGGGTCGCGCTCGTCTCCATTCGCGACATCCACGACGACGTGCGCGTCATCGCACTCGACATCGTCGAGGACGGCGCGAACCCGCCGCCGCTTCGCGCTGGGACGGCAGCATGTTCGCGCGCGACGCTCGATGCGTCGCTGGCCGCGCTCATCCGGCGCTGCGATCTGCTGACGCGCGACGGCTTGGCGCATTTCGGGGTGGGTTCGGACCCGCCGTGCCGCTTCTGCGCCTATCTGCCTGCCTGCCGCGAACGTCCACCGGATCGGGAATCGATTTTTGTCCGCTGAAGTGCGTTCGGTGAGCGGCGCCGGCAAGACGACCGCCTTGGCGTTGATCGCCGCGGAGCGCGCGGCGCTAGGCCGCGTATTGGTCATTTGTTCGCACGACGCGGCGTGCCGGGCTTTCGATCGCGCGCTCGCCGCCTCCGGAGGAGCGTCCGAGTCGATCGTCGTCGACACGCTCGTTGGGCACCTCGCGCGCATGCTGCGCGATGGTTACGCCTCCGCGGCGATCACGCCGAGATTCTTGATCGGCGGCCCGGCGGCCAGCTACGCCGCTGTGGAGCGCGCGGCACGCGGTCTGCTCGACCTCTCGTGGCCGGAACTTTGCGACGGCTCGATCGATCTCGATTTGCCGTTCGCGCGACGGCCCGGTGCGCTGCTTGAGTCGGCAGACGCGTTGTTCCAACTGCTTCGCCGTTCGAGAGTCTCAGCGGCCGAATTTGAGACGTGCTGCATTGCGGGCGTATCGGCGTTCTACGGCGATGATGTCGAGCAAGCCCGCGATCTTCTCGTCCAGGTTCAGCGGACGGGGCGTGGCAGCAAACGCGCACGTGAAGCCATGCTGGCGAGTGAAGCCGGATTGCGGACACAGCGGCGCGCCGAGCGCGACCTCGCGCGGGTCTTGGCACATCTATACCGCGAGTATCTCGGCGTCGCGCGCCAGGCGACGATGAAATCGGAGAGTGAAATCGTCGGTTTTGCAATGGATTGGCTTTCGTCCGATGCCTCCGTGGCAGCCGGCGCATTTTCGGGTTGCGCTGCGATCGCCGTCGACGATTCGGAGGACGCGGA belongs to Candidatus Eremiobacteraceae bacterium and includes:
- a CDS encoding PD-(D/E)XK nuclease family protein, with amino-acid sequence MVSPLPDRAWSLVSAPAGRRTAVAAALAELAHGDSRAFARDAAFIDGFFALSIAAEQQKVDDSALAVAAAEGDPASAMLAQVLLAARRYAARSTANENEKAVESGGMPRNKAKARICGLLQAAVADDDESVIRWLASPEVGLDIAQIRAAQIACQGSSLLSTLAQTLNCFRGRDVRDRAMRAARGLRAVSTVLDAHGATVAAVARVAVTAMDSIDGNSGTVESGAADEIGFAAEDSDRVWEVHPRPPPARERVRLLLDALVRADAATAAWPIARPSFMHGSGGRGAAMHQLSVAPSDDDPIPWEWPAAEVARAVIAPPMTFSASRLNAFVKCGRQWFFEYLCDAVEDRGSIHATYGKAVHQALEALHRDIREPAAVDQRVLEDRFLREIDAAFGSMRPDFASQFEYEVSRLQARRAAPKYVDWLVKQAAAAPMEIVEVESINRLHAGGHDFIGYIDRIDRPAGGGAVTIFDYKTGRVPDDLRAYLEAVRTGEEAQLALYYFMRRARGDQVARVALVSIRDIHDDVRVIALDIVEDGANPPPLRAGTAACSRATLDASLAALIRRCDLLTRDGLAHFGVGSDPPCRFCAYLPACRERPPDRESIFVR